In the Fibrella aestuarina BUZ 2 genome, one interval contains:
- the lpcA gene encoding D-sedoheptulose 7-phosphate isomerase, translating to MQSLTEQIHQELAEAQTVLSTFMADAENIAAIERAARLMADALKQGGMVMSCGNGGSLCDAMHFAEELSGRYRNDRSGLAGLAIADVSHLTCVGNDYGYEFVFSRFIEGLGRPGDVLLGLSTSGNSANVVWAVKAARQQGMAVVLLTGKDGGKLAGQADVEIRVPHFGYADRIQEVHGKVIHVLILLIEQLTQDKGTL from the coding sequence ATGCAATCCTTAACCGAACAAATTCACCAGGAACTTGCCGAAGCCCAAACGGTGCTCAGCACCTTCATGGCTGACGCGGAGAACATAGCCGCCATTGAACGAGCCGCCCGGCTGATGGCCGATGCGCTTAAGCAGGGCGGTATGGTTATGAGCTGCGGCAATGGCGGTTCCCTGTGCGATGCCATGCACTTTGCCGAGGAGCTATCGGGCCGCTATCGGAACGACCGCTCAGGGTTGGCGGGGCTGGCTATTGCGGACGTGAGTCATCTGACCTGCGTGGGCAATGATTATGGCTACGAGTTCGTCTTTTCCCGCTTTATCGAAGGGTTGGGCCGACCGGGGGATGTGCTGCTTGGCCTCAGCACGAGTGGCAATTCGGCTAATGTGGTCTGGGCCGTTAAAGCGGCCCGGCAGCAAGGTATGGCAGTGGTCCTGCTGACGGGAAAGGATGGTGGTAAGCTGGCAGGGCAGGCCGACGTAGAGATTCGGGTACCCCATTTTGGCTATGCCGACCGGATTCAGGAAGTACACGGTAAAGTGATTCACGTGCTGATTCTGCTGATCGAGCAGTTGACCCAGGATAAAGGCACCCTATAA
- a CDS encoding bestrophin family protein, with the protein MLLNRPIPFSFLLGQIRYEALGVFVFANLMFALRHYVGLEYLSIPLAIPALMGTCISLLLAFRTNQAYERWWEARVIWGGIVNDSRTLIRQLLTFLPLDTTSRSAVQTMARRQIGWCYLLGQTLRGQPVEKLIQTYLPEEEQATMLSAAHRPLAVLQAHADQLREWYRAGQLTDIQLAQVDATLSRLTDAMGRCERIKNTVFPKTYTFYLQVFIILFTAMLPFGFVESLFFVEVPLVTLIASAFFLIEKSAIQLQDPFENRPTDTPMTAIAEGIAGSLSQLTGAFVVEQPTELSKYYKL; encoded by the coding sequence ATGCTGCTGAACCGACCGATTCCGTTTTCGTTTTTGCTGGGTCAGATTCGTTACGAAGCCCTGGGGGTATTCGTTTTCGCCAACCTGATGTTTGCGCTTCGGCATTACGTGGGTTTGGAGTATCTATCAATCCCGCTGGCCATTCCCGCCCTGATGGGTACGTGCATCTCATTATTATTGGCGTTCCGCACTAATCAGGCTTACGAACGTTGGTGGGAGGCCCGCGTCATCTGGGGGGGCATTGTCAACGATAGCCGGACGCTCATCCGGCAGTTGCTCACATTTCTACCGCTCGACACAACGTCGAGAAGTGCCGTGCAAACCATGGCCCGACGGCAGATTGGTTGGTGCTACCTACTGGGACAGACCCTGCGCGGTCAACCTGTTGAAAAACTCATCCAAACGTACCTGCCGGAGGAAGAGCAGGCCACTATGCTGAGTGCAGCACACCGGCCCTTAGCCGTGTTGCAAGCCCACGCTGACCAGCTTCGGGAATGGTACCGGGCAGGCCAGCTAACCGACATTCAACTGGCCCAGGTGGATGCCACCTTATCCCGGCTGACCGATGCGATGGGCCGTTGTGAGCGCATCAAAAACACGGTCTTCCCCAAAACATACACCTTCTACCTCCAGGTATTCATCATTCTGTTTACGGCGATGCTCCCCTTTGGCTTTGTGGAGAGCCTGTTTTTCGTTGAGGTGCCGCTGGTAACTCTGATTGCCTCCGCCTTCTTTCTGATTGAGAAGAGTGCCATCCAGTTGCAGGACCCCTTCGAGAATCGTCCGACAGATACGCCGATGACAGCTATTGCCGAGGGTATTGCCGGAAGTTTATCTCAGTTAACAGGTGCATTTGTCGTCGAACAGCCGACTGAGCTATCTAAATACTATAAACTCTGA
- a CDS encoding DUF1345 domain-containing protein yields MNKRKPYQTRLSALSRSLIALSVGGLVWWLMAGRLGWQTRLLLGWLAYALTVLVLIWLVIGWADARQTAQREDESRPAIFLFTVGGALVSLLAVILLLGSVKGLSDSEATRHVVLSGLTVISSWLLTHSIFTLHYAHLYYDPDETDRVGGLDFPGDEPPDYLDFAYYSFVVGMTFQVSDVAVTAKPIRRLTLLHAVLSFAFNSLIIALTINTVSSLL; encoded by the coding sequence ATGAACAAGAGAAAACCTTATCAAACCCGGCTGTCGGCCTTGTCGCGGTCACTGATTGCTCTATCCGTGGGTGGGTTAGTGTGGTGGTTGATGGCCGGGCGGCTGGGCTGGCAAACCCGGTTGTTGCTGGGCTGGCTGGCCTATGCCCTGACTGTACTGGTGCTGATCTGGCTGGTCATCGGCTGGGCTGATGCCCGGCAAACAGCGCAGCGGGAGGATGAAAGCCGCCCGGCCATTTTTCTCTTTACGGTCGGAGGGGCGTTGGTTAGTTTGCTGGCCGTAATTCTTCTGTTAGGTTCAGTCAAGGGGCTGTCCGATTCCGAAGCGACGCGGCACGTCGTACTGTCGGGACTAACCGTAATTAGTTCGTGGCTCCTGACGCACAGCATTTTTACGCTGCACTACGCGCACCTATACTATGACCCTGACGAGACGGACCGGGTGGGTGGACTGGACTTTCCGGGCGACGAGCCGCCCGACTACCTCGATTTCGCCTACTATTCATTTGTTGTCGGTATGACGTTTCAGGTGTCGGACGTAGCTGTGACCGCCAAACCGATTCGGCGACTGACCCTGCTGCACGCTGTTTTGTCTTTTGCCTTCAATTCGCTCATCATCGCCCTGACCATCAACACGGTTTCCAGTCTGCTGTAA
- a CDS encoding heavy metal translocating P-type ATPase, translating into MNMAHNHNGPAHNHDEDDHTHDDVELIEEGTTPAADAAPAKKGPEQTWRTYAPAISSLVLLLGGIALDNYAIDWFKDPVRLIWYVVAYLPVGWPVLRRAWSSSIRGDVFTEFFLMSVATLGAFAIREYPEGVAVMLFYTIGELFQDAAVLRARRSIKALLDVRPDEVTVLKNGKVQVVKAATVAVGDIIQIKPGEKVGLDGTMRSNSGTFDTAALTGESVPRTIEKGEAVLAGMINRQSLVEMDVTTPYQDSKLSRILKLVQQATGRKAQTQEFIARFAKIYTPIICLLAVLITVVPYFSVADYRFADWLYRGLVFLVIGCPCALVISIPLGYFGGIGAGSRQGILFKGSVFLDLMTQVRTVVMDKTGTLTKGVFKVQEVKPEGIDAPTLARLTAALESKSTHPVATAILEYARSSEPESDLDNVPVADVEEIAGHGLRGVVEGKQMLAGNAKLLRKFNVPFDENLTKIPYTIVMTALDGQFAGYFTIADEAKPDAANAVRRLKADGIRTVMLSGDKSAVVEAVARQVGVDEFHGDLLPEDKVTQVERLKADLAGNSKAKLAFVGDGVNDAPVVALADVGMAMGGLGSDATIETADVIIQNDEPSKIATAVEIGRATRRIVWQNITLSLVVKAIVLVLGAGGIATMWEAVFADVGVAMLAILNAVRVQNLKFS; encoded by the coding sequence ATGAACATGGCACACAATCACAATGGTCCGGCACATAACCATGACGAAGATGATCACACACACGATGATGTGGAGTTGATTGAAGAAGGCACCACACCAGCCGCCGATGCCGCTCCGGCTAAAAAAGGCCCTGAACAAACCTGGCGTACCTACGCCCCGGCTATCAGCAGTTTGGTGCTGTTGCTAGGGGGTATTGCCTTGGATAACTACGCAATTGACTGGTTCAAAGACCCCGTGCGGCTTATCTGGTACGTTGTGGCGTATCTGCCCGTTGGCTGGCCGGTGCTGCGCCGGGCGTGGAGCAGCAGTATTCGGGGCGATGTGTTCACCGAGTTTTTCCTGATGAGCGTGGCTACCCTCGGCGCGTTCGCCATCCGCGAATACCCCGAAGGCGTAGCTGTTATGCTGTTTTATACCATCGGCGAGTTGTTTCAGGATGCCGCCGTGTTGCGGGCGCGACGGTCTATCAAGGCACTTCTGGACGTGCGCCCTGATGAGGTAACAGTTCTCAAAAATGGGAAAGTGCAGGTTGTAAAAGCCGCAACCGTTGCTGTCGGCGATATTATACAGATCAAGCCGGGCGAGAAAGTGGGGCTGGATGGGACCATGCGTTCCAATTCAGGTACGTTCGATACAGCGGCCCTAACGGGGGAGAGCGTACCGCGCACCATTGAGAAAGGCGAAGCGGTGCTCGCGGGGATGATCAACCGGCAGTCGTTAGTGGAGATGGACGTTACCACGCCCTATCAGGATTCCAAGCTGTCGCGTATTTTAAAGCTGGTACAGCAGGCAACAGGCCGCAAGGCGCAGACGCAGGAGTTTATCGCCCGCTTCGCCAAAATCTATACACCGATTATCTGTCTTTTGGCCGTGCTCATTACGGTTGTTCCGTATTTCTCCGTAGCCGACTACCGCTTTGCCGACTGGCTGTATCGGGGCCTCGTCTTTCTGGTGATTGGTTGCCCGTGTGCGCTTGTCATTTCTATTCCGCTGGGTTACTTTGGTGGGATCGGTGCCGGATCGCGACAGGGTATTTTGTTCAAAGGGTCGGTCTTTCTGGACCTGATGACGCAGGTGAGAACCGTTGTGATGGACAAAACGGGTACGTTAACGAAGGGCGTGTTCAAGGTGCAGGAAGTCAAGCCTGAAGGAATTGATGCCCCTACGCTGGCCCGACTGACGGCGGCCCTGGAAAGTAAATCGACGCACCCCGTCGCCACTGCGATTCTGGAATATGCCCGTTCAAGTGAACCAGAAAGCGATTTGGACAACGTACCTGTGGCTGACGTGGAAGAGATTGCCGGACATGGCCTGCGTGGTGTTGTGGAGGGTAAGCAGATGCTGGCGGGCAATGCCAAACTACTCCGTAAATTCAACGTACCATTCGACGAGAACCTGACAAAAATTCCGTACACCATCGTCATGACGGCCCTCGACGGGCAGTTTGCGGGCTATTTCACCATCGCCGACGAAGCCAAGCCCGACGCTGCCAACGCAGTGCGCCGATTAAAAGCTGACGGCATCCGCACGGTGATGTTGTCGGGCGATAAGTCGGCGGTGGTCGAGGCCGTAGCTCGGCAGGTTGGCGTGGATGAGTTCCACGGCGATCTGTTGCCCGAAGACAAAGTAACCCAGGTTGAACGGCTCAAAGCCGATTTAGCAGGCAATTCAAAAGCGAAGTTGGCCTTTGTAGGCGATGGGGTCAACGATGCACCTGTGGTGGCATTGGCCGACGTGGGCATGGCGATGGGCGGTCTCGGCTCCGATGCTACCATCGAAACCGCCGACGTGATTATCCAGAACGATGAACCTTCTAAGATCGCTACGGCGGTTGAGATTGGCCGGGCTACGCGCCGGATCGTCTGGCAAAACATTACCCTGTCTCTAGTAGTCAAAGCCATTGTACTGGTGCTGGGTGCGGGGGGTATTGCCACTATGTGGGAAGCCGTTTTTGCTGACGTGGGTGTAGCGATGCTGGCCATTCTGAACGCCGTTCGAGTGCAGAACCTGAAGTTTTCGTAG
- a CDS encoding SpoIIAA family protein — MYKVLLNQPGRLALRVADFITPEVYFELRPLLDTTLHSAAESRLYWEMEYFRGWQPDELWRDLQFDLTVPADFTRIALVGTPDNIALITPVMQTIFRAELRSFSPDQKEAAWQWFGDSKLPMPAK, encoded by the coding sequence ATGTACAAGGTTTTGCTTAACCAACCGGGTCGGTTGGCCCTGCGCGTGGCCGACTTCATTACGCCGGAGGTGTATTTCGAACTCCGTCCGCTGCTGGATACGACCCTACATAGTGCCGCCGAATCCCGCTTGTATTGGGAAATGGAGTATTTCCGGGGCTGGCAACCGGATGAACTCTGGCGGGATTTGCAGTTCGACCTAACGGTCCCGGCTGATTTCACCCGCATTGCGCTGGTGGGTACGCCGGACAACATCGCGTTGATTACGCCGGTCATGCAAACGATTTTCCGGGCTGAACTCCGAAGCTTCTCACCCGACCAGAAAGAAGCGGCCTGGCAGTGGTTCGGCGATTCTAAGCTACCCATGCCAGCTAAATGA
- a CDS encoding cation diffusion facilitator family transporter: protein MNPAPPQTQSATGRYNKNLRIVFGLTFTYFLVEVVVGYWTNSLALLSDAAHMLTDVIGLALALFANWMSRRPITARRSFGFYRLEILSAFVNALILIGISLYILVEAYGRFRNPPTVDSSNMTLVAFVGLLINVLGIYLLRQGAKDSLNVKGAFLEVVSDLLSSVGVIAAGLIMTYTGWYYADPLFSAIIGLFILPRTLKLMMESVNILLQGTPDDLDVAVVEQTINAVSGFSNAHDLHIWTLTSGIVVMSGHVVADASLTTTDLTARLETVAGQLNARFNINHIALQPERAGQCTNSLTTL, encoded by the coding sequence ATGAACCCAGCACCCCCACAAACCCAATCGGCTACGGGCCGCTACAACAAAAATCTACGGATTGTCTTTGGCCTGACATTCACCTACTTTCTGGTGGAAGTGGTGGTCGGCTACTGGACCAACAGCCTGGCCCTCCTCTCAGACGCAGCCCATATGCTCACCGACGTGATCGGCTTGGCCCTGGCCCTGTTTGCCAACTGGATGAGCCGCCGACCCATCACGGCCCGGCGCAGTTTTGGCTTTTACCGGCTGGAGATCCTGTCGGCTTTTGTCAACGCGCTGATCCTGATTGGCATTTCGCTGTATATCCTGGTTGAAGCCTATGGCCGGTTCCGCAATCCGCCCACCGTGGACAGCAGCAACATGACACTGGTGGCGTTTGTCGGGCTGCTCATCAACGTACTGGGTATTTATTTGCTGCGACAGGGGGCCAAGGACAGCCTGAACGTCAAAGGGGCTTTTCTGGAGGTGGTCAGCGATTTGCTCAGTTCGGTGGGTGTTATTGCCGCCGGTCTGATCATGACTTACACCGGCTGGTACTACGCCGACCCCTTGTTTAGTGCCATCATTGGCTTGTTCATCCTGCCCCGGACGCTGAAGCTCATGATGGAATCGGTCAACATTCTCTTGCAGGGCACCCCCGACGACTTAGACGTTGCGGTGGTGGAGCAGACCATCAATGCCGTATCAGGCTTCAGCAACGCCCATGACCTGCATATCTGGACCCTTACGTCGGGTATCGTTGTCATGAGCGGTCACGTGGTGGCCGACGCATCGCTGACGACGACCGATCTGACGGCCCGGCTGGAAACGGTAGCAGGTCAGCTCAATGCCCGGTTCAATATCAATCACATTGCCCTGCAACCCGAACGGGCCGGGCAATGTACCAACAGCTTGACGACACTATAA
- a CDS encoding low affinity iron permease family protein, with translation METQTKIPQSPSAFFDRIANRVTHLTGSSGAFMTACAVVLIWGLTGPLFNYSEDWQLVINTGTTIITFLMVFVIQKAQNKDALAVQLKLNELIAATKGASNRLVAVEKLTDEELAVLCRHYETMAEVTRQASDLRKSHSVEEAIEEAQQKLTSDPS, from the coding sequence ATGGAAACACAAACGAAAATACCCCAAAGCCCGTCGGCTTTTTTCGACCGGATAGCTAACCGGGTCACGCACCTGACCGGTAGTTCGGGAGCCTTTATGACCGCCTGCGCGGTGGTGCTAATCTGGGGGTTGACCGGGCCGTTGTTCAACTACTCCGAAGATTGGCAATTGGTCATCAACACCGGAACAACGATCATCACCTTCCTGATGGTGTTCGTTATCCAGAAAGCCCAAAACAAGGATGCCCTGGCGGTGCAACTCAAGCTCAATGAACTGATTGCGGCCACGAAAGGAGCCTCGAACCGGTTGGTAGCGGTCGAGAAGCTGACGGATGAGGAACTGGCGGTGCTTTGTCGGCACTACGAGACGATGGCCGAAGTAACCCGGCAAGCGAGTGACTTACGTAAGTCGCATTCGGTAGAGGAAGCTATCGAAGAAGCCCAGCAGAAGCTGACCAGTGATCCGTCGTAA
- a CDS encoding ZIP family metal transporter: MSPLFQQIIPYALLPTLALTGGGLVALFVRFGVQVRSAILHFAAGVVFSVVAVEILPDVVRLHDPVLTAVGFGAGIGLMLLIRRLTQSPEEATTKVTGKQLGESTGGRFPIAFLLAIGVDIFIDGLLLGIGFAAGAKEGVLLAFALAVEVLSLGLATATSLTEDGVPRSRIIRLLLGLSSLFFVSTVGGATLLHNLPETGLDVVLSFGLAALLFLVTEELLVEAHEGEEKPWLTATFFAGFLLFLILGMVA; encoded by the coding sequence GTGTCCCCCCTCTTTCAGCAAATCATTCCCTACGCGCTGTTGCCCACCCTCGCCCTGACAGGCGGGGGGCTGGTCGCCCTGTTTGTACGGTTTGGCGTTCAGGTACGTTCGGCTATTCTGCACTTCGCGGCAGGTGTTGTCTTCTCAGTAGTTGCCGTCGAGATCCTGCCTGATGTAGTGCGGCTGCACGATCCGGTGCTAACGGCGGTTGGCTTTGGCGCAGGTATTGGCCTGATGCTGCTGATTCGCCGACTAACCCAATCGCCCGAGGAGGCTACCACGAAAGTGACCGGTAAACAGTTGGGCGAATCTACGGGGGGCAGATTTCCGATTGCGTTTCTGCTGGCCATCGGGGTAGATATTTTCATCGACGGGCTGCTGCTGGGTATTGGCTTCGCTGCCGGCGCTAAAGAAGGGGTATTGCTGGCTTTCGCCCTGGCGGTTGAAGTACTTTCGCTGGGACTGGCTACGGCCACCTCATTGACCGAGGATGGCGTTCCGCGTTCCCGCATCATTCGGCTACTGTTGGGTCTGTCATCCTTGTTCTTTGTCAGCACAGTAGGCGGGGCAACCCTGTTGCACAACCTGCCCGAAACGGGCCTGGACGTGGTGCTGTCGTTTGGGCTGGCTGCGCTCTTGTTTCTGGTCACGGAAGAATTGCTGGTCGAGGCCCACGAAGGCGAAGAAAAGCCCTGGCTGACGGCTACGTTCTTCGCCGGGTTCCTCTTGTTTTTAATTCTGGGCATGGTCGCTTAA
- a CDS encoding nickel transport complex, NikM subunit,transmembrane, translating into MALPLKQLTTSAFLLLLPLLTNAHGYWMELSGSGKPSSEVIVKIYFGEYENNLREKGDRLNGMKDFRAYYLDSSGQQQPLTLTQTETCWEARFTPAKAGRYQVVGINDTREVQDWIKYGMGVVRPMEYLRADYLAGNALDAIAPLTDIDVVARPLNGQMVLTAYAKKTPTAKTKLTVLNSQGWEKTLTTGADGTTRFTPSGPGIYIVEAEQMDKTPGQYKDKDYAAVRSKYAMTLRVE; encoded by the coding sequence ATGGCACTACCATTAAAACAACTGACGACTAGCGCGTTTCTATTGCTACTTCCTCTGCTGACGAATGCACACGGCTACTGGATGGAACTTTCCGGTTCCGGCAAGCCCAGTAGCGAAGTAATCGTCAAAATCTACTTTGGTGAGTACGAAAACAACCTGCGCGAGAAAGGCGACCGGCTGAACGGCATGAAGGATTTCCGGGCGTATTACCTCGACTCATCGGGTCAGCAACAACCCCTCACGCTCACGCAGACTGAAACCTGCTGGGAAGCCCGCTTCACCCCTGCCAAAGCAGGTCGGTATCAAGTGGTTGGAATCAACGATACCCGTGAGGTACAGGACTGGATCAAATACGGCATGGGCGTGGTACGCCCGATGGAATATCTACGGGCTGACTACTTGGCGGGTAACGCCCTTGATGCTATCGCCCCCTTAACCGACATAGACGTAGTGGCCCGCCCACTAAACGGACAGATGGTGCTGACTGCCTACGCGAAGAAAACGCCAACCGCTAAAACCAAACTGACGGTGCTGAATTCACAGGGTTGGGAAAAGACGCTCACCACTGGGGCTGATGGTACAACGCGGTTTACACCATCAGGACCGGGTATCTATATCGTTGAAGCCGAGCAGATGGACAAAACACCGGGGCAGTATAAGGACAAAGACTATGCCGCCGTGCGGAGCAAATATGCGATGACCTTGCGAGTTGAATAG
- a CDS encoding response regulator transcription factor has protein sequence MKLLLVEDEAKLNTFIDRGLTEEGHRVDTAYDGQIGLSMALDGDYDVVILDVNLPILNGFQVCQRLRVEKPNVPVLMLTALGSMTHKKEGYGAGADDYLVKPFEFDELLLRVQALYKRYREVGAHRVLQVADLELNVGTKQVQRAGQLISLTAREYALLEYLMLNKGRIVSRVDIAEKVWELNFDTNTNVIDVYVNYLRRKVDKGFEQKLIHTVVGMGYVMKDPTTR, from the coding sequence ATGAAGCTACTCCTTGTTGAAGACGAAGCAAAACTGAACACGTTCATTGACCGGGGACTGACGGAAGAGGGCCACCGCGTCGATACGGCATATGATGGGCAAATCGGCTTGTCGATGGCTCTTGACGGCGACTACGACGTGGTTATTCTGGATGTGAACCTGCCCATCCTCAACGGGTTTCAGGTGTGCCAGCGGCTGCGGGTCGAGAAACCCAACGTACCCGTACTGATGCTGACGGCCCTGGGCAGTATGACCCACAAGAAAGAGGGCTACGGAGCCGGGGCCGATGATTACTTAGTTAAGCCCTTCGAGTTTGATGAGCTGCTGCTGCGGGTGCAGGCTCTCTACAAACGCTACCGAGAGGTAGGGGCGCACCGCGTATTGCAGGTGGCTGATCTGGAGCTGAATGTGGGCACCAAACAGGTGCAACGGGCGGGACAACTCATCAGCCTCACCGCTCGCGAGTACGCCCTGCTCGAATACCTCATGCTCAACAAAGGCCGCATCGTCTCGCGGGTCGATATTGCCGAGAAAGTGTGGGAACTCAATTTTGATACGAATACCAACGTCATCGACGTGTACGTGAACTACCTCCGGCGCAAGGTCGATAAGGGTTTTGAGCAGAAGCTTATCCATACCGTCGTGGGGATGGGATACGTGATGAAAGACCCGACAACGCGCTGA
- a CDS encoding efflux RND transporter periplasmic adaptor subunit, producing MKRILFSISLLWLTTGCGDTAQKEGEATTTDSKPAAEKPHEEPPADVVELTDDQLRIGAVSLGKVEYRNLGQLLPVNGRLAAPAQSQVAITALQGGFVRSLPLLPGQPVRKGQMLARIENPDLVQFQQDYAENHSRLTYLDAEYARQKELSEQNVSALKVFQQTASERNQVRSRLGGLAQRLRLVGLSPQAALDGKFSATYVVVAPVSGIVTDVPATVGQYVQPADVMARLTSSQGLYAELTVFEKDLPQLREGQRVSLRLNNEGGRERGGRITYINRTIEADRSVRVVARLDQPDARLAPNTFLKASLDLGDSRVTALPEGAIVSAEGKDYIFIVTDEKAPEKHEHEEGEAGHNEKEDHDHKEGEKEQHGTAFKQIPVRRGVTEGGYSQVTLPGTLDLSKVQVVVKGAFAILSQLQAASGEEEGHAH from the coding sequence ATGAAACGAATCTTGTTTAGTATCAGCTTGTTATGGCTGACCACTGGGTGCGGGGACACCGCCCAAAAAGAAGGAGAAGCAACTACGACAGACAGTAAACCGGCTGCTGAAAAACCCCATGAAGAACCTCCAGCGGATGTTGTGGAACTGACCGATGACCAACTTCGGATCGGTGCGGTCAGTTTGGGCAAGGTGGAGTACCGCAATCTGGGTCAGTTGTTGCCCGTCAATGGTCGGCTGGCCGCCCCCGCCCAGAGTCAGGTGGCGATCACCGCCCTGCAAGGCGGTTTCGTGCGAAGCTTACCCCTGCTGCCGGGTCAGCCCGTGCGGAAAGGGCAAATGCTGGCTCGTATTGAGAACCCGGATCTGGTGCAGTTCCAGCAGGACTACGCCGAGAATCATAGCCGACTAACGTACTTAGATGCTGAATACGCTCGTCAGAAGGAACTCAGCGAACAGAACGTGAGTGCGCTGAAGGTGTTCCAGCAAACGGCATCCGAGCGAAATCAGGTACGTTCTCGCTTAGGGGGGCTGGCCCAGCGGCTACGGCTGGTGGGGCTTTCGCCCCAGGCGGCCCTGGATGGCAAGTTCAGTGCCACATACGTCGTTGTGGCCCCTGTATCGGGCATTGTTACTGACGTACCCGCTACAGTAGGGCAGTACGTGCAGCCCGCCGACGTGATGGCCCGCCTAACCAGTAGCCAGGGGCTATACGCGGAACTGACAGTATTTGAGAAAGACCTGCCTCAGCTCCGGGAAGGGCAGCGGGTCAGCCTTCGACTCAATAACGAAGGCGGTCGCGAGCGCGGTGGGCGCATCACCTACATCAATCGAACCATCGAAGCCGACCGGTCGGTGCGGGTCGTGGCTCGGCTCGACCAGCCCGATGCCCGCCTGGCCCCTAACACGTTTTTGAAGGCCAGCTTAGACTTGGGCGACAGCCGGGTAACGGCCCTGCCCGAAGGGGCCATTGTATCGGCAGAGGGGAAGGATTACATCTTCATCGTCACCGACGAGAAGGCCCCTGAAAAGCATGAGCATGAAGAAGGGGAAGCCGGACATAATGAGAAGGAAGATCACGATCATAAGGAAGGCGAGAAAGAACAGCACGGTACGGCTTTCAAACAGATTCCGGTGCGCCGGGGTGTAACGGAGGGCGGCTACTCGCAGGTGACACTGCCCGGTACACTCGATTTGAGCAAGGTGCAGGTCGTGGTGAAAGGCGCGTTTGCGATCCTCTCGCAGCTACAGGCTGCCAGTGGCGAAGAGGAAGGTCACGCTCACTAA